Proteins from one Chroococcidiopsis sp. CCMEE 29 genomic window:
- a CDS encoding phosphate ABC transporter permease gives MLVPLTRQKFEQLLPRIATGDQYRYSWGKFPDFLRRLLISVVGVVVVWLLSLVLGEGFGPLLFPVGAIAGLYFLWAPVLWASLRNGEYRRYPYSGFFRGRVLDVFVTEELIGKEETVNNKGELVIVENRERRLNLEIGDETGFTTELQVPLRRTHQDVVPGQVAEMVVLSNRPDLSSIAKVTDVYIPTQNLWVSDYPYLRRDMFIEVSRRIRRNNQDPRSRRDSRRKPQQSPRQDLDY, from the coding sequence ATGCTCGTTCCACTCACTCGCCAGAAATTTGAACAACTTCTCCCCCGGATCGCCACGGGCGATCAATACCGATACTCCTGGGGTAAGTTCCCTGATTTTTTGAGGCGGCTGTTAATTTCTGTGGTCGGCGTGGTAGTTGTTTGGCTTTTGAGTCTTGTTCTTGGCGAGGGATTTGGTCCGTTGCTCTTTCCCGTAGGAGCGATCGCAGGTCTTTACTTTTTGTGGGCACCCGTCTTGTGGGCAAGTCTACGCAATGGGGAATACCGCCGATACCCATACAGCGGATTCTTTCGCGGTCGAGTGCTAGACGTGTTTGTTACAGAAGAATTGATCGGCAAAGAGGAAACAGTTAACAATAAAGGCGAGCTGGTAATTGTAGAAAACCGAGAGCGAAGACTAAATTTAGAAATTGGCGATGAAACCGGATTCACTACCGAGCTACAGGTGCCTTTACGCCGTACTCACCAAGACGTTGTTCCTGGTCAAGTTGCCGAGATGGTGGTACTGTCAAATCGTCCGGATTTGAGCAGTATTGCTAAGGTAACGGATGTTTATATTCCTACTCAGAATTTGTGGGTGAGTGATTATCCTTACCTGCGCCGGGATATGTTTATAGAAGTGAGTCGCCGGATACGACGAAACAATCAAGATCCACGTTCTCGCCGCGACTCTAGAAGAAAACCGCAACAATCACCAAGGCAGGATCTAGATTACTAA